The proteins below come from a single Kosakonia sp. SMBL-WEM22 genomic window:
- a CDS encoding tail fiber domain-containing protein, translating to MIYTTGSIAVSGNTLTGTGTNFTQAGSLIRNGCTVLVMTSPVQVFQITAIGNATTLTVSPAASPAIPAGTKFAILLSDSLSVDGLAQDIAETFSMYQRYMGGFADVMNGSGDVTITINGQPVTVPGQKTLAKKGANTDITSLGGLTTALSIQQGGTGSKSADDARKNLGIVDSTGTVPVSLGGTGAKSSTDARVNLGAASAGDNNDVTSFSGVIAPRGSINSRLSGGASVKLDLGGALGTAVKPFNLNLTRLGNATNNWNIQSTYGYLVGDDGSFNASGPIMISTDGSSTDRVWIFRNSDGAIKTTYGTISPGASDERVKNIVREITEEEAIRFISEVRPIRYAFKWRPEQIKVGFRAQNIEALDPELVEITSLTIPGLDGSDIVIQDGKMIDPGEIGAAYLVPVVQQLLRRVSELEAEIKTLNPQGS from the coding sequence ATGATTTACACAACTGGCTCCATCGCGGTCAGCGGCAACACCCTGACCGGCACAGGCACAAATTTCACCCAGGCTGGCTCACTCATCCGTAATGGCTGCACCGTACTGGTCATGACCAGCCCCGTGCAGGTATTCCAGATCACAGCCATTGGTAACGCGACCACCCTCACGGTATCACCGGCAGCCAGCCCGGCTATTCCCGCAGGTACTAAATTCGCCATTCTGCTGAGCGACAGCCTGAGCGTGGATGGCCTGGCACAGGATATTGCCGAGACGTTCAGCATGTACCAGCGGTACATGGGCGGCTTTGCTGACGTGATGAACGGCAGTGGAGATGTGACCATCACCATTAACGGTCAGCCTGTCACCGTTCCCGGCCAGAAGACGCTGGCGAAGAAGGGGGCTAACACTGACATCACCAGCCTGGGCGGGCTGACCACTGCACTGAGTATCCAGCAGGGCGGAACCGGTTCAAAATCGGCAGATGATGCGCGCAAAAACCTGGGCATAGTGGACAGTACGGGGACAGTTCCCGTTTCACTTGGTGGTACAGGTGCAAAAAGCAGTACGGATGCGCGCGTAAATTTAGGTGCGGCCTCTGCCGGTGATAATAATGATGTTACAAGTTTTTCCGGAGTAATCGCTCCCCGCGGCTCCATCAATTCACGCTTGTCTGGAGGGGCATCAGTTAAACTTGATTTGGGTGGCGCTCTGGGCACGGCAGTGAAACCTTTTAACCTGAACCTTACCCGGCTCGGAAATGCCACAAATAACTGGAATATTCAGTCCACATACGGCTACCTGGTAGGTGATGACGGATCTTTCAACGCTTCAGGACCGATAATGATTTCTACCGATGGATCTTCCACAGATCGGGTATGGATATTCCGTAACAGTGATGGTGCAATCAAAACCACTTACGGCACTATTTCCCCGGGGGCGTCCGACGAGCGAGTAAAAAATATCGTCCGGGAAATTACGGAAGAAGAGGCGATTAGATTTATCAGCGAAGTGAGACCGATACGATATGCGTTCAAGTGGCGACCGGAGCAGATAAAAGTTGGTTTCAGAGCCCAGAACATTGAAGCGCTGGATCCGGAACTGGTTGAAATTACGTCTCTGACGATTCCAGGGCTGGATGGCAGCGACATTGTAATTCAGGACGGGAAGATGATAGATCCCGGTGAAATCGGCGCGGCTTACCTGGTGCCTGTCGTGCAACAACTTCTGCGGCGCGTCAGCGAGCTTGAAGCAGAAATTAAAACTTTGAACCCGCAGGGATCGTAA
- a CDS encoding DNA polymerase V translates to MPRRDDIETAFRQAIVMEPSGRRTVTTADFLKVLLTFNWDWTPREANQWIEGHVSTFKDISQQEGELRTFMMYNPNGGL, encoded by the coding sequence ATGCCAAGAAGAGACGATATTGAGACAGCATTCAGGCAGGCCATAGTGATGGAGCCGAGCGGACGGCGAACGGTAACCACGGCAGATTTTTTGAAGGTTTTGCTCACGTTTAACTGGGACTGGACGCCGCGCGAGGCTAACCAGTGGATTGAGGGACACGTCAGCACCTTCAAAGATATCTCTCAACAAGAGGGAGAGCTCCGCACGTTCATGATGTACAACCCGAACGGAGGTCTGTGA
- a CDS encoding helix-turn-helix domain-containing protein, with product MVSEKQITAQQAAEFLIVSPRTIYRLIDSGQLAGQKIGNKYRTTDAACIAYLHARRDPVAASAGEHKGEVLCQSPSGAASGTVISLRRQGKELDDLLVRGTKSKRRSCTIS from the coding sequence ATGGTTTCTGAAAAGCAAATCACTGCGCAGCAGGCGGCGGAATTCCTGATCGTGTCTCCTCGCACTATTTACCGGCTGATTGATTCCGGTCAATTGGCCGGGCAGAAGATCGGGAACAAATACCGCACAACCGATGCGGCTTGTATTGCGTATTTACACGCCCGGCGCGATCCTGTTGCAGCGAGCGCGGGTGAACATAAAGGAGAAGTTTTATGTCAATCACCCTCAGGGGCGGCGTCTGGCACTGTCATTTCGTTACGCCGTCAGGGAAAAGAATTAGACGATCTCTTGGTACGGGGGACAAAAAGCAAGCGCAGGAGCTGCACGATAAGTTAA
- a CDS encoding type IV secretion protein Rhs, giving the protein MAQQAQEEGSLRLLRLGEIKLAKSVFGDSIQYHKVWIHHDSYLPLGMQNQYAALAPNGELYFRYWYQDDFSKAAADMQYLFIHEMSHVWQREKGMYVKLRGLFRWAVSYRYGLDKRTLRQYPLEQQAQIIADHFS; this is encoded by the coding sequence ATGGCGCAGCAAGCGCAAGAAGAGGGTAGCTTACGATTGTTGAGGCTGGGTGAGATAAAACTGGCTAAGTCTGTGTTTGGCGATTCTATCCAATATCATAAAGTCTGGATTCATCATGACAGTTATTTGCCTTTAGGGATGCAAAACCAATACGCAGCGCTGGCCCCGAATGGGGAACTTTATTTTCGTTACTGGTACCAGGACGATTTTTCTAAAGCAGCTGCTGATATGCAATACCTTTTCATCCATGAAATGAGCCACGTTTGGCAGCGTGAGAAAGGAATGTATGTAAAGCTTCGTGGTCTTTTCCGTTGGGCCGTAAGCTATCGGTATGGACTGGATAAACGAACCCTCAGACAGTACCCGTTAGAGCAGCAAGCGCAAATAATTGCTGATCATTTTTCTTAG
- a CDS encoding putative T6SS immunity periplasmic lipoprotein has protein sequence MFKFSKAWLFSIFLLSGCPGQGDRLTPSETTKVKLISNDVCFNVPESEDFQPSIIIIAPRKTPHKERWYREHPSLEVRNGSLCIPPTFYSFTPDTPYIVEYLLTSLSKSNSGASRHVVVGFELTSGRVHQLVLDKSEISQ, from the coding sequence ATGTTTAAATTCTCGAAAGCATGGTTGTTTTCTATTTTCCTTCTGAGTGGCTGCCCTGGACAAGGTGACAGATTAACCCCGAGTGAAACAACAAAAGTAAAACTGATTTCAAATGACGTGTGTTTTAACGTGCCAGAATCTGAAGATTTTCAACCTTCTATTATAATTATTGCCCCAAGAAAAACGCCTCATAAAGAAAGATGGTATCGCGAACACCCCTCTCTTGAGGTCAGAAATGGGAGTCTGTGCATCCCACCGACATTCTACTCATTTACACCTGATACGCCTTACATCGTCGAATATTTGCTTACCTCCTTATCAAAAAGTAATTCTGGTGCTTCAAGACATGTTGTCGTGGGCTTTGAACTTACCAGCGGCAGGGTTCACCAGCTCGTTTTAGATAAAAGTGAGATCAGCCAATAA